The window CGAATGGGCCGCGTGACTGTCCACGAAGGACCCCACTCGCGTGCTGTAATCGCGCGGTCACCGCGTGGAGAGGGTCAGGATGCGCCGTTTGCTCGCCTTCGTGCTGTCACTCACCGTGCTCGGCGCGACACTGACCCCGGCGAGCGCGGCCGAGCGCAAGCAGCTCCTGCCCGGCCTCGGCTCGTACGCGCGCCTGGTCCGGCTCGAGCATTCGATCTTGGGGCGCGGAACCATCATCGCGTCACTGACCAGCGAAGACGCCGGGGGCAAGTTCACGCCCATCATGGAGAGCACCGACGAGGGCGAGACGTTCCACCAGATCGGCGCCATCCACGATCCCGACGGCCGGTACGGCATGTGCTGCGGCACGATCTACGAGCTGCCCGAGCGCGTCGGCCGGCTCCGCGCGGGCACGCTGCTCTGGGCCGCCTCGTACCGGCAGGACGCCGGCGCGCAACGCCGTGTCGGGATCAAGGTCTGGGCCAGCAAGGACGGCGGCCGCACCTGGATCTTCCTCTCCGAGGCCGCCCGCTCGCACAACATCGACGGCATCTGGGAGCCCGAGTTCACCGTCGACGCCGGCGGCACGCTCTGGCTCCACTTCGCCGACGAGACGCAGGCCCCGAAGTACGCGCAGGTCCTCAACCGCGTCGCCTCGACCGACGGCCTGACCTGGGGCACCAAGCAGCTCACCCTGGCCATCCCGCCGGACCGGGTCCGGCCGGGCATGCCGATCATCCGCCGGCTGCCCGACGGCCGGTACTACTTCGCCTACGAGATCTGCAACTTCCGCGACCGCTACTGCGACCCGTACTTCAAGATCTCCCCCGACGGCGCCAACTGGGGCAGCCCCACCGACCCCGGCACCCGCGTGAACACCGCGAACGGCAACTACTTCCAGCACGCGCAGACGATCACGCTCTTCCCCGGCGG of the Amycolatopsis sp. NBC_01488 genome contains:
- a CDS encoding sialidase family protein, coding for MRRLLAFVLSLTVLGATLTPASAAERKQLLPGLGSYARLVRLEHSILGRGTIIASLTSEDAGGKFTPIMESTDEGETFHQIGAIHDPDGRYGMCCGTIYELPERVGRLRAGTLLWAASYRQDAGAQRRVGIKVWASKDGGRTWIFLSEAARSHNIDGIWEPEFTVDAGGTLWLHFADETQAPKYAQVLNRVASTDGLTWGTKQLTLAIPPDRVRPGMPIIRRLPDGRYYFAYEICNFRDRYCDPYFKISPDGANWGSPTDPGTRVNTANGNYFQHAQTITLFPGGPNGVRIVMVGQIYTNAKGDPQPKNGQVLLANDDFGSGNWYELPAPVHITGVYNNFCPNYSSTLLPVDDGRNVLEIATEYNSGCKAYFGKGPAF